The Saccharothrix violaceirubra genome segment TCGTCCCGCTCGCGGTGGCGGCGATCGGCGAGGACTGGCCGGAGTTGGCCGACGACGTGCGTCGGGAGTTGCGCGGTTCCGTCGAGTTGGGGGCCGCTGTGGACGCGCTGTGGCCCTTGCTCACCCCGCAGGAGTTGTTGGCGGACCTCTACGAGGGACGTTGTGTCGCGCTCGGCTATCCGGAGCTGTACCGGGCGGACGGGTGGGCCTGGACGGTGTCCGACGTGCCGTTGTTGGACGAGGCCGCCGAACAGCTCGGTGACGACGGGAGCGCCGGGCGTGCGGCGGCCCGGGAGCGGGCGCGTCGGGTCGAGTACGCGCGCGGTGTGCTGGAGGTCCTGGACACCGATCCCGCGTTGCGGCGGGACACCTTGCGCGCGGTCGACCTGGTGGACGCCGAGTGGCTGGCCGACCGGCACGAGGCGCCCGACCACCGGGTCCTGGCCGAGCGTGCCGCCGCCGACCGGGAGTGGACCTACGGCCACGTGGTGGTCGACGAGGCCCAGGAACTCTCCGAGATGGACTGGCGGGTGCTCATGCGCCGTTGCCCGAACCGGTCGATGACGGTGGTCGGGGACCTGCACCAGCGTGAAGCCGAGGCGGGTGCCCGGGACTGGGGTGCCCGGTTCGCGCCGTACGTCGACGACCGGTGGGTGCACCGCACGTTGACCGTCAACTACCGGTCGACGGCCGAGGTCATGGAGCGGGCCGGTGCGGCGTTGGCCGAGATCGACCCGCTTGCCGTTCCGCCACGTTCGGTGCGGCATGGTGCCGTGCCGTGGGAGGTGACGACCGCGGACCCGGACGCGGTGATCGCCGCCGCCCGGCCCGACAGCGGTACGTTCGCGGTGATCTCGGTGGACGGGCCGCTCACGCCCCGCGCGGCCAAGGGACTGGAGTTCGACACGGTCGTCGTCGTGGATCCGGGGCGCATGACGGCCGTCGAGCGGTATGTGGCGCTGACCCGTGCCACCCGGCAATTGGGAATCGTGCACACCGCGCCGGCGCTTGCCTAGGGTGGACCGTGGATCCCGATCAAGAGTCTGGAGAACGCCCGTGAGCACGTCCGTGTCCGACAACCCGGACCAGT includes the following:
- a CDS encoding UvrD-helicase domain-containing protein translates to MSDGELGYERAKIAGMYERLDREREEVEGGLAAVLRDAVGERWPREVAVRELTARRDRLKAADHGLCFGRIDHLDGGRTYIGRVGLFDERYEPLLVDWRAPVARPFYTATGVRREGISRRRHFRTRGRVVEGFHDDELAGDDTALLSALAAPRSATMRDIVATIRAEQDEVIRLDHRGVLVVEGGPGTGKTAVALHRVAYLLYTRRERLSRHGVLVVGPNVRFLRHIGDVLPSLGETDVVFATPGELFPGVRTTLEDVPEVRGLKGGLAAVDVISEAIRDRRELPDEPIPIPLSDVVVELSADLVEVAWARVGEVEHNAGRELFHAGLVDVLVPLAVAAIGEDWPELADDVRRELRGSVELGAAVDALWPLLTPQELLADLYEGRCVALGYPELYRADGWAWTVSDVPLLDEAAEQLGDDGSAGRAAARERARRVEYARGVLEVLDTDPALRRDTLRAVDLVDAEWLADRHEAPDHRVLAERAAADREWTYGHVVVDEAQELSEMDWRVLMRRCPNRSMTVVGDLHQREAEAGARDWGARFAPYVDDRWVHRTLTVNYRSTAEVMERAGAALAEIDPLAVPPRSVRHGAVPWEVTTADPDAVIAAARPDSGTFAVISVDGPLTPRAAKGLEFDTVVVVDPGRMTAVERYVALTRATRQLGIVHTAPALA